In one window of Arcobacter sp. F155 DNA:
- a CDS encoding NAD(P)/FAD-dependent oxidoreductase produces the protein MKKKILIVGGGTAGTMTANNLAKKLMHEIDRDEIEITMISNSKYHYYRPGAMYVAFHKASGQEFIREQRTLLMPEVKFLVDEAVEINTNDDYVKGKSGTVYNYDFVILATGCEVAVDRIPGLKEGGDWFYSYDGAKKLAKKFAALKKGRVLVTVNFPKTPDVPHQCGIAPIETTIMLHDHLKEQGLRDDIEIVYTYPKVAQAVTDGLFLQGPTSKVLPTIFDGIGVKYKTSFTLNKVDPDKKIAYSEEGEEIEFDILMSTPPFIATKFIRESGLSKAVDDEGWLPTDKKTLKVKGYDNIYTLGDTVDLPVSKAGGTIHNQTDVVADNIASEIRYGYPTESYDGKVIAIAQMGLSCGMPLWYDYKEDVQPTPCSKLGSFVRKGFNMGIYWAAARGMV, from the coding sequence ATGAAGAAAAAAATTCTTATTGTTGGTGGTGGTACAGCTGGTACTATGACAGCAAATAATTTAGCAAAAAAATTGATGCATGAAATTGATAGAGATGAAATTGAAATAACAATGATTTCAAATTCTAAATATCACTATTATAGACCTGGTGCTATGTATGTGGCTTTTCATAAAGCTTCTGGGCAGGAGTTCATAAGAGAACAAAGAACTCTTTTGATGCCTGAAGTAAAGTTCTTGGTTGATGAAGCTGTAGAGATAAACACTAATGATGATTATGTAAAAGGTAAAAGTGGAACTGTATATAATTATGATTTTGTTATTCTTGCAACAGGTTGTGAAGTAGCAGTTGATAGAATCCCTGGGTTAAAAGAGGGAGGAGACTGGTTTTACTCTTATGATGGAGCAAAAAAGCTAGCTAAAAAGTTTGCAGCACTAAAAAAAGGAAGAGTTTTAGTAACAGTTAATTTCCCTAAAACACCTGATGTTCCTCACCAATGTGGTATTGCTCCTATTGAAACTACAATTATGTTACATGATCATTTAAAAGAGCAGGGATTAAGAGATGATATAGAAATTGTATATACTTATCCTAAAGTAGCTCAAGCAGTTACAGATGGTCTTTTCTTACAAGGGCCTACATCAAAAGTTTTACCTACAATCTTTGATGGTATAGGTGTAAAGTATAAAACTAGTTTTACACTAAATAAAGTTGACCCAGATAAAAAAATTGCATATTCTGAAGAGGGTGAAGAGATTGAGTTTGATATATTAATGTCAACTCCTCCTTTTATTGCAACTAAGTTTATTAGAGAATCAGGTTTATCTAAAGCAGTAGATGATGAGGGATGGTTACCAACTGATAAAAAGACTCTTAAAGTTAAAGGCTATGATAATATTTATACTTTAGGGGATACTGTTGATTTACCAGTTTCTAAAGCAGGTGGAACAATACATAATCAAACAGATGTAGTTGCAGATAATATTGCTTCTGAAATAAGATATGGATATCCAACTGAAAGTTATGATGGAAAAGTTATTGCAATTGCTCAAATGGGATTATCTTGTGGTATGCCTTTGTGGTATGACTATAAAGAGGATGTACAGCCTACACCTTGTAGTAAATTAGGTAGTTTTGTTAGAAAAGGTTTTAACATGGGTATTTATTGGGCAGCAGCTCGAGGAATGGTATAG
- a CDS encoding DUF1641 domain-containing protein, with amino-acid sequence MSEKVEVLKTKEMQELEEKFAMLVQTGRIDNIIDLLAVVSDNIEMTTAPMVDKMVGTIDNLATAGFVTENAVRYANREMKKNEVPSLFGLLKLLKDEETRKGLAFVLHLTKGIGKQV; translated from the coding sequence ATGAGTGAAAAAGTAGAAGTTTTAAAAACGAAAGAAATGCAAGAGCTTGAAGAAAAGTTTGCAATGTTAGTTCAAACAGGAAGAATTGATAATATTATTGATTTATTAGCAGTTGTTTCAGATAATATTGAAATGACAACTGCTCCAATGGTTGATAAGATGGTAGGAACAATTGATAACTTGGCAACTGCAGGATTTGTTACAGAAAATGCTGTTAGATATGCAAATAGGGAAATGAAGAAAAATGAAGTACCGTCTTTATTTGGATTACTTAAGTTATTAAAAGATGAAGAGACAAGAAAAGGTTTAGCCTTTGTTCTTCATCTAACAAAAGGGATAGGAAAACAAGTTTAA
- a CDS encoding MATE family efflux transporter translates to MKQNSHLINDDISTLLKQITIPASTGMFFNTMYNVVDTFYAGLISTQAISALSLSFMIFFTIIGLGYGFSSAITALIGNASGRSKRFLASLYAHKGIFFMQLVALVLTLVGFLMSPYLFTLLGASGAYMDMALDYINIILAGTIFFMTNFALNAILVSRGDTKSYRNTLIFGFFANLVLNPLFIYGFLFIPAMGIKGIALSTVLIQLINALYLLKKVMDTKLVHFEKINYFFPHKKVYKEMITQGIPSSMNMLIMSIGSLILMYFVSLYGVKAVAGYGIGFRVEQIMLLPALGLSSAVLSLVSNNYGARKYDRVQETVNKALKYGFIIATFGIVFLYIFGKMIVSQFDSDPIVIGFGYDYLVVEVLIFYAYVVLFICVSTLQGIKKPKMILYIALYRQIIAKYAIAYVLVIWLALEYIYLWMGVLVMIYSAAIFAYIYTQRLLKYKLPIK, encoded by the coding sequence TTGAAACAAAACTCACACTTAATTAATGATGATATTTCAACTCTTTTAAAACAAATTACTATTCCAGCAAGTACAGGTATGTTTTTTAATACTATGTACAATGTTGTAGATACTTTTTATGCTGGATTAATTTCAACCCAAGCTATCTCCGCACTTTCACTTTCGTTTATGATATTTTTTACAATAATTGGGCTTGGTTACGGTTTTTCATCAGCAATTACAGCTTTAATAGGAAATGCAAGTGGAAGATCAAAAAGGTTTTTGGCTTCACTATATGCTCATAAGGGAATCTTCTTTATGCAGCTTGTAGCTCTTGTTTTAACTCTTGTTGGCTTTTTAATGTCTCCATATCTATTCACACTCTTAGGAGCTAGTGGAGCTTATATGGATATGGCTTTAGACTATATAAATATAATCCTAGCTGGAACAATCTTCTTTATGACAAACTTTGCATTAAATGCAATACTTGTTTCAAGGGGAGATACAAAATCATATAGAAATACTTTAATCTTTGGATTCTTTGCAAACTTAGTTTTAAACCCTTTATTTATATATGGATTTTTGTTTATTCCAGCTATGGGAATAAAAGGAATAGCTCTTTCCACAGTTTTAATACAACTAATAAATGCTCTTTATCTTCTTAAAAAAGTTATGGATACTAAACTTGTGCACTTTGAAAAAATAAACTATTTTTTTCCCCACAAAAAAGTATATAAAGAGATGATAACACAAGGTATTCCTTCTTCAATGAATATGCTTATTATGTCTATAGGTTCACTTATTTTAATGTACTTTGTATCTTTGTATGGAGTAAAAGCTGTTGCAGGATATGGAATAGGTTTTAGAGTTGAACAAATTATGCTTTTACCAGCACTTGGGCTTAGTTCTGCTGTATTATCATTAGTATCAAATAATTATGGAGCAAGAAAATATGATAGGGTTCAAGAAACAGTTAATAAAGCTTTAAAATATGGTTTTATAATAGCTACTTTTGGAATAGTTTTTTTATATATCTTTGGAAAGATGATTGTTTCACAGTTTGATTCTGACCCAATTGTAATTGGCTTTGGATATGACTATCTAGTAGTTGAAGTACTAATTTTCTATGCTTATGTAGTTCTATTTATCTGTGTGTCAACTCTACAGGGAATTAAAAAACCTAAGATGATTTTATACATAGCTTTATATCGACAAATCATAGCTAAATATGCTATTGCTTATGTTCTTGTGATTTGGCTAGCCTTGGAGTATATTTATCTTTGGATGGGTGTATTAGTTATGATTTATTCTGCAGCAATCTTTGCATATATTTATACGCAAAGATTATTAAAATATAAACTTCCTATTAAATAG
- a CDS encoding response regulator transcription factor, with product MEKLHIKLQPLTLLIVEDDESTLKWLERILQIYFKDVKVANNAMDALEIFNKEKIDVVIADIQIPEVDGLHFLQKIATVNPHCIRIVMTAFNNQIYLNRAIDAEVNFYFKKPIDIDELLVSISLSVKDKPKLANRIKLKNDYIYDFVQKIIINENSKTNLTKKESLLFEFLYENKNSIVSLEQIENVVWEEPATNDAIRMVVSSLRKKLYKDSIENIKGFGYKLSLV from the coding sequence ATGGAAAAATTACATATTAAACTACAACCTTTAACTTTACTAATTGTGGAAGATGATGAAAGTACTTTAAAGTGGTTAGAAAGAATACTTCAAATCTATTTTAAAGATGTAAAAGTTGCAAATAATGCAATGGATGCCCTTGAGATATTTAATAAAGAGAAAATAGATGTTGTAATAGCAGATATTCAAATTCCAGAGGTTGATGGATTACATTTTTTACAAAAAATTGCTACTGTTAATCCACACTGTATTCGAATAGTTATGACGGCTTTTAATAATCAAATTTACTTAAATAGAGCAATTGATGCAGAAGTAAACTTCTATTTTAAAAAGCCAATTGACATAGATGAATTATTAGTTTCTATATCTTTAAGTGTAAAAGATAAACCTAAATTAGCTAATAGAATAAAACTAAAAAATGATTATATATATGACTTTGTGCAAAAAATTATAATTAATGAAAATTCGAAGACAAACTTAACAAAAAAAGAGTCATTATTATTTGAGTTTTTATATGAAAATAAGAATAGCATTGTAAGTTTAGAGCAAATTGAAAATGTAGTGTGGGAAGAACCGGCAACAAATGATGCTATTAGAATGGTAGTTTCAAGTCTAAGAAAAAAACTTTATAAAGATTCAATAGAAAACATTAAAGGCTTTGGGTACAAACTCTCTTTAGTATAA